CTTCGTTTGAAAAGTTAGTGGTATCAATACCTTTTACATGTCTGTAAATTTTTGATGCTTGTGCTAATCCTAATAAGCGTGGCATTTGCCCAGCCGTAGGCGAAATATCTGAACTTGAATTTTTTTGTTCTAGCAAATTTTTCCAATTTCCATGTTCATCCAAACTCTGCGTAGAAAAATGACCACCCATTTGGCGTCCTGCAGACATTGGTTCTTCTTTTAAATCCGTATTAGCATACAGTCCAGCAAAAAACTGCTCGATATTTAGTTTGCCAATAGCCATCATAAAGGTTTGATCACGATAATATCCTGAACGAAAATCGCCATTTTTGAATGCCTTTGCCATGGCTAATTGTGGTACTTCTTTACCATCGCCAAAAATTCCAAATTTTGCTTTACCAGAAAGCACTTCACGACGACCTAATAAACTACACTCGCGAGAGGTAACAGCTAGGTGATAATCGTTTAAAACTTCGGCTTTAAAATCTTCAAAAGAAAGGTCTTTGTTTACTTCAGGATTTGCTTTCATACGTGAATAGGTGTTTTTGCAAAGGTAATTATTATAAGTAAGATTCACAACGGGAAATACTGTTATAAAAATGCATGATTATAAGAAAATAGCCTGTTTTTCTATTAAATTAATAATAAAATGATGATTTTAAGGATTCTGTTGCAGATAGTGTAGTGAATGAGAAGATGCTACGTTATATATAATTAATACCAACGTCTCGTAAATAATCCTAACAGGGTTTTAAAATCTAAAGTCACAATAAATCTAATTTTCTCGGCATATTGTGGTTGGGCAACTTCCCATCCTAAATTGGAATACACCGGAAAATAGAGTTCAAAATAATCTTCAATTAAACTCACACGTACACCTGTATCATAAACAAATTCGGCACCATCATTATGGTTTTTCACGAAACCAACATCACCATAAGCCATGATGTATTTCCAAATAGTCATACTGCCATTTAAGGTGGTAATCCATTGGTTGGCAAAACTAGGTTCTAATTGCGATTTAAAACCGCCTTCCGCAATTATAAGTTGCTGGCTGAATAGCCCATCGCTTTCAGAGCGTCCGTAATAGTTGTAGTCGAATAAATAATCGGTTGGTCTATCCAGAGCAAAGCTGAAGTAATCAGAATCATTGTAGGTCTTATTATAAAGAAACACACCAGCAAAGAAGCGTAAATTATATTGACGGTTGTTTTTTGAAAGCTTTCTATACTCATAATTCAGCGCTACTTTTCCGAATTTTTCCGAAAACTGCGTGTCCGCAAACCATGAGGAGTAGTTCACCAAATCTTTGTCAATATGATTATAACGCAAATTAAGAACACCATAATTAGGCTGATTGGTTTCAGAAGTCAGTAAAGCAGTAGGATCCGAATCCCTATTAATATCCACATAGCGTAAGTTTAAATAGTGGCGCTTGTTGGAACGTAGGTTGCTTTTATCACGAAACGATAATTGAACGGCAGGTGTAAACTTCCGTACAAACAAACCATCTGCATAACTGGAATAACTGGCGCCAACACCATAATTAATGTTGAATAATGGTGAGGAATCATCAATATACTGAATGTAGTTTAGCGTAATAGAACCCGTAAGGGATTGTGATTTTAAACCATATTGTGGTGCTACTTTATAATAGAAATTTTTGCGTAACACTGTTTTATTGTAAGCTTTAACACCTAAAACAATACCATCATAAATATTATTAAATTCCACAATGGGCATGAGAAAAATCTGGTTGTAATCAGGATCTTCAATATCTTTAATTAACCGAACTTGTAATGGCCTGTTAAATAGTGCTTTTGTGAGCGTCTTGGTATTGTTACGCATATTAAATTCTGGAACAACTTGGTCATGATTTAAAACAACCTTCGTGGTTTCTGTATCAGGAATCGTTACCGTTAGCGAATCTTTAATACTACCTAACCAAATTTTTGAGGTCACCGTTTTATCGGTGAACGAGAATAAGGTGATTGGCACATTAATATTGCTTTTATTTTTAATAGTTACCCGAATGGAGTCGTTTTCGCGAACGGCTTTGGAAATGGTGTAATCAATATATTTTTTTGAGTGAATGTAATCGGTAAAAAACCAGTCTAAATCTTTATCAGTTTTCGATTTTAAAAAATGCTCAAAACTTTCGGTGGTTACTTCTTTATATTTATTAGTGTTTAGAAATTCGGTTAGGGTAGAATCTACCGTGTTGTTTCCTAAATAATCATTAACATACTTTAAACCAACGCCAGCTTTATACTTATTGGCTATGTTTTCATTAAATTTTATTAGCGAATCTTTTGCCATGCTTAATGGCTGATCAATATTTTGGCGCGCCATATGCATATATAGAAAACTATATTGTGCATTGAAATCCAATTGCATAGCATGAAATGACTTGATACCCCAAATATTAGAAAGCGTTCCAGCTAATTTCATATCTGGATAATTCTCATCCACATATTTCATTAAATAGTAGGTTTGAATCCCATCTATTAACCATTGGTCCGTTCGTGGATTAATTAGTAGTATATTTTCTAAATAATTACGAAGTCCTGTTTTTAATATTTTTAATTCATACTGAAAGTGATCAGGGAAAGGTCTGATGAAACTCGGCAATAAATTCAATCCATAAATAGGACTTTTACGATAATCAATATCCGTAATCAATAAACGTTCATGTGGATATTCGCCTAAATTAGTGGTTAAAAACTGAACTATTTTGTCCGTAACCAATGCTTTATTCATGACACTTAGATTCTCATCATCTACATTGGAAACAATGGTGAACTGATCTGTTTCTATCTCACGATATAAAGACAGTTTGTTTAAAAACAACTTGGAATTAACACGATTTTTCCCTGAAAACACAACCGTTTGTGTGTCCTTTACATGGAAATAATCAATTTTATCTAATTCAGATTCTAGATAATAACCTAATGGACAGGTAACTTCTAGTCGGATATCTGAGGCCGGCACAAACATATCATCTAAATCTTTATGACTGCTATATTGCCAATCACCATTATAAATAGCTGGCGTAACATACCAATACCGAAGATTATAGTCGCCAAAGGAACTCACCCCATATCGTGTAAACTTGTCATTGGGTACTTGAACAATATAATTTAATTGAATGGTGTATGAATTGTGTGGAAGTAAGGGGTTTTCTAATTCCACCTTAACAACATCAATATGCTCTTTAACACGATCAAAACGTAATTCTTTATTATTTTGATGGATGGATGTTATTACAGAATACCCACGATCTTCATTTTTTGCAAAGTGAAACTCCGTTTTAAACTCTTCAGAAAAACGTTTTGCTAAAGGCGTACTTTTTGTTGCAAAACTGTTGCTCCAATCGTTTAAATAAATGGTTTGAAGTGTATCATTAGTTTTATTAAAATAGGTAATAGATTGCGCAATGCGTATCTGATTTTTTTCCACATCAAACGTCGCTTTAATATTCATGGCATTTTGTCCAAATGCTAGAATACTAAATGAAAAAAAGATGCTCGTTAATAGATATCGAATGCTCAATGTGTTTTAATAAACTTTAAAGGTTCAACTTGTGTGTTGTTGGCTACAATATAATAGATGCCAGCAGATAAATTTGTTAAGGTTACGTTATAAGTATACGCAGTTTTAACTGGGATGGTTTTTACGTGTTGTCCTAATGTGTTGTAGATTTTTAAATAGTTCGTTCCTTGAGGAAGCGTATTAACTTTTAAGGTTAAGGTATTTTGTATGTAGTTTGGACCAACAATTTCAATTGGCTTGCTTATAGAAGTTGAAAATTCTGGGATTGATAAGGTGGCATTCGTAGAAATTTTTAGGGTTACTG
Above is a window of Bizionia sp. M204 DNA encoding:
- a CDS encoding metalloprotease; its protein translation is MNIKATFDVEKNQIRIAQSITYFNKTNDTLQTIYLNDWSNSFATKSTPLAKRFSEEFKTEFHFAKNEDRGYSVITSIHQNNKELRFDRVKEHIDVVKVELENPLLPHNSYTIQLNYIVQVPNDKFTRYGVSSFGDYNLRYWYVTPAIYNGDWQYSSHKDLDDMFVPASDIRLEVTCPLGYYLESELDKIDYFHVKDTQTVVFSGKNRVNSKLFLNKLSLYREIETDQFTIVSNVDDENLSVMNKALVTDKIVQFLTTNLGEYPHERLLITDIDYRKSPIYGLNLLPSFIRPFPDHFQYELKILKTGLRNYLENILLINPRTDQWLIDGIQTYYLMKYVDENYPDMKLAGTLSNIWGIKSFHAMQLDFNAQYSFLYMHMARQNIDQPLSMAKDSLIKFNENIANKYKAGVGLKYVNDYLGNNTVDSTLTEFLNTNKYKEVTTESFEHFLKSKTDKDLDWFFTDYIHSKKYIDYTISKAVRENDSIRVTIKNKSNINVPITLFSFTDKTVTSKIWLGSIKDSLTVTIPDTETTKVVLNHDQVVPEFNMRNNTKTLTKALFNRPLQVRLIKDIEDPDYNQIFLMPIVEFNNIYDGIVLGVKAYNKTVLRKNFYYKVAPQYGLKSQSLTGSITLNYIQYIDDSSPLFNINYGVGASYSSYADGLFVRKFTPAVQLSFRDKSNLRSNKRHYLNLRYVDINRDSDPTALLTSETNQPNYGVLNLRYNHIDKDLVNYSSWFADTQFSEKFGKVALNYEYRKLSKNNRQYNLRFFAGVFLYNKTYNDSDYFSFALDRPTDYLFDYNYYGRSESDGLFSQQLIIAEGGFKSQLEPSFANQWITTLNGSMTIWKYIMAYGDVGFVKNHNDGAEFVYDTGVRVSLIEDYFELYFPVYSNLGWEVAQPQYAEKIRFIVTLDFKTLLGLFTRRWY